The Thermoproteota archaeon genome has a segment encoding these proteins:
- a CDS encoding DNA-directed RNA polymerase subunit A', producing MALIWEPVADEEAIPYSLRKVVFGLISPSDARRIGFIEITEPTAYDEGGLPVQGGVLDPRLGTINPRKRCPICGNYPKNCPGHFGRIELAMPVVHIGYVKRIKDALNTVCHKCGKVLLPEEERSYFISKAKEVAGRNPEKKIDDELVRQVREEVKKYTKKHKKCPHCGADVQRVELEEVYKFIVKEPEPRRLWPTEIRDILERVSDDDSLLIGFNPERARPEWTVLTVLLVPPLPVRPSIYLETGERSEDDLTHILVEILKVNRKLHNSKRLGAPSSMVESEWDLLQYWVSVFFNNAAANMPVATQKGTRRPLKSLFQRLSGKEGRLRKNLIGKRVNFSSRTVISPDPMIDIDEVGVPVEIAMVLTVPEYVNENNIEKLKELVMRGPDEYPGANTVRKGGATPLSLKIIQRKGKEALKEVAEQLEPGDVVERHLMDGDYVIFNRQPSLHKLSMLGHRVKVLPGATFRLHPAVCVPYNADFDGDEMNLHAPQLLDGAIEAKELMGVKNNMLSPRTGGSIVGARQDFITVLYMITKKDSLFDKSEATRILARAGITELPEPAIKKPKELWTGKQLISVLLPRDLDFESVAKSAKGVECKDPSCPGDGYVLIRKGQLLSGVLDDDIVGTLVKGKLTIIDVLIRDYGNDMAADFLNKLLKIAAKEVMLYGITTSPKELMMPEEAYKEIDGIYSQLKEEVMELIRSRPIVRKTAIYRTKEELLRLMREEQMLEFDIVQTIDSFWSKVSDVVAKYVDPKSNVAIMAKTGARGSIANLSQIMGQVGQQKIKTRIGFVLTSGRPRKGYRDRVLSYFERGDLSPEARGFVRNSYVKGLNPVEFIFHAMSSRESLIDKGRRTEDSGYFYRRVANSLKDVYVSYDETVRDSLGHILQFRFGGDGYDPTKLFRNEPVNIKRIIERHVKGKRKRGVSKSKIEEELKEAGLPTALADKIHEARPKESEFKAIIEELKEGFERAKVEVLTPIGLISAQSIAEPTTQMVLRTFHAPGLLAMDVTHGVERFKELVFYASTSTPTMEIHLKPECQDDEVKIRKVIRSIRELRIRDLIEEYAIDNFGYRLILKPDMRALERNLITLDKFVGYIRSAVKNMKGEVSLEGDKVIVELFEAAKKDKPLQTLRSWSYRVLDKLVSGIKGIKRAWVETVEVDGKKEYVIRTTGSNLAEVLNLSCVDVSRTITNDCKEIEKVLGIEAARNCIFKELARILEEQGLEVDRRYISLVADTMTYSGTIEAIRLQAAGVASGFFSEMKTPLSKMAFEWTTHVILNTARRGEDNPIVGPLDALIMGQTPPIGTGRVSVRWDLSPPGSSRGDDE from the coding sequence ATGGCGCTAATATGGGAACCGGTGGCCGATGAGGAGGCCATTCCCTACAGCCTCAGGAAGGTGGTGTTCGGTCTTATCTCCCCGTCTGATGCCCGGAGGATAGGATTCATTGAGATAACCGAGCCGACCGCCTACGACGAGGGCGGCCTACCGGTACAGGGAGGGGTGCTGGATCCCAGACTCGGAACGATAAATCCCAGGAAGAGGTGCCCCATCTGTGGGAACTATCCGAAGAACTGTCCCGGGCACTTCGGTAGGATAGAGCTAGCGATGCCCGTGGTTCACATAGGCTACGTTAAGAGGATAAAGGATGCCCTGAACACCGTCTGTCATAAGTGCGGTAAGGTCCTGCTCCCCGAGGAGGAAAGATCTTACTTCATATCCAAGGCCAAGGAAGTGGCCGGGAGGAATCCTGAGAAGAAGATAGATGACGAGCTGGTCAGACAGGTCAGGGAGGAGGTGAAGAAGTACACCAAGAAGCACAAGAAGTGTCCTCACTGTGGGGCGGACGTGCAGAGGGTGGAGCTGGAGGAGGTATACAAGTTCATAGTCAAGGAACCGGAGCCTAGGAGGCTATGGCCTACTGAGATAAGGGATATACTCGAGAGAGTTAGTGATGATGACTCTCTCCTGATAGGATTCAATCCTGAGAGAGCTAGACCGGAATGGACCGTCCTCACCGTGCTACTCGTACCTCCTCTCCCGGTCAGACCTTCGATCTACCTAGAAACTGGTGAGAGGTCCGAAGACGATCTCACTCACATTCTGGTGGAGATACTCAAGGTAAATAGAAAGCTCCATAACTCCAAGAGGCTGGGCGCTCCCAGCAGCATGGTCGAGAGCGAGTGGGACCTCCTGCAATATTGGGTGAGTGTGTTCTTCAATAACGCTGCCGCTAACATGCCCGTAGCCACGCAAAAGGGGACTAGGAGGCCACTCAAATCCCTATTCCAGAGGCTCAGCGGCAAGGAGGGGAGGCTCAGGAAGAACCTCATAGGCAAGAGGGTCAACTTCTCCAGCAGGACCGTGATCTCCCCCGATCCGATGATAGACATAGACGAGGTAGGAGTACCGGTGGAGATAGCCATGGTCCTCACCGTTCCGGAGTACGTCAATGAGAACAACATAGAGAAGCTCAAGGAGCTCGTCATGAGGGGGCCCGATGAGTATCCCGGCGCCAACACCGTGAGGAAGGGTGGAGCCACTCCATTGAGCCTGAAAATAATTCAGAGGAAAGGTAAGGAGGCGCTCAAGGAGGTCGCCGAGCAGTTGGAGCCCGGTGATGTGGTGGAGAGGCATCTGATGGACGGAGACTACGTCATATTCAACAGGCAGCCGTCACTACACAAGCTCTCCATGCTCGGACACAGGGTGAAGGTGCTGCCCGGCGCTACGTTCAGGCTTCATCCCGCCGTCTGTGTTCCCTACAATGCGGACTTCGATGGAGATGAAATGAACCTCCACGCGCCCCAGCTCCTCGACGGGGCTATCGAGGCTAAAGAGCTGATGGGTGTGAAGAACAACATGCTCTCCCCGAGGACTGGAGGTTCCATCGTAGGAGCGAGACAGGACTTCATAACGGTCCTGTACATGATAACGAAGAAGGACTCGCTCTTCGATAAGTCAGAAGCGACGAGGATCCTCGCCAGAGCTGGCATAACGGAGCTTCCAGAACCGGCCATAAAGAAGCCCAAGGAACTATGGACCGGGAAGCAGCTCATATCAGTACTGCTCCCCAGGGATTTGGACTTCGAGTCCGTGGCCAAATCAGCCAAGGGAGTGGAGTGTAAGGATCCCTCCTGTCCTGGGGACGGGTATGTGCTGATAAGGAAGGGCCAGCTCCTTTCCGGCGTCTTGGATGACGACATCGTAGGCACCCTCGTCAAGGGAAAGCTCACGATAATAGATGTTCTCATAAGGGATTACGGTAATGACATGGCCGCCGACTTCCTCAACAAGCTGCTGAAGATAGCCGCCAAGGAGGTTATGCTCTACGGAATAACCACCTCCCCCAAGGAGTTGATGATGCCTGAGGAGGCCTACAAGGAGATAGATGGTATCTACTCCCAACTCAAGGAGGAGGTAATGGAGCTGATAAGGAGCAGACCTATAGTCAGGAAGACGGCCATCTACAGGACCAAAGAGGAGCTCCTCAGATTGATGAGAGAGGAGCAGATGCTCGAATTCGATATAGTTCAGACGATAGATAGCTTCTGGAGCAAGGTCAGCGACGTCGTCGCCAAGTACGTCGATCCGAAGTCCAATGTGGCCATAATGGCCAAGACCGGAGCTAGGGGCTCAATAGCGAACCTGTCACAGATAATGGGCCAGGTCGGGCAGCAGAAGATCAAGACGAGGATCGGATTCGTGCTGACCAGCGGTAGGCCTAGGAAGGGGTATAGGGACAGGGTGCTCTCCTATTTCGAGAGGGGCGACCTCAGCCCCGAGGCGAGGGGATTCGTGAGGAACAGTTACGTAAAGGGATTGAATCCAGTGGAGTTCATATTCCACGCCATGTCCAGCAGGGAGTCCCTCATAGACAAGGGTAGGAGAACCGAGGACAGCGGGTATTTCTATAGGAGGGTTGCTAACTCCCTCAAGGACGTTTACGTGTCCTACGATGAAACGGTCAGGGACTCGCTGGGACACATCCTCCAATTCAGGTTCGGCGGTGATGGGTACGACCCGACCAAGCTGTTCAGAAACGAGCCCGTCAACATTAAGAGGATAATAGAGAGGCATGTGAAGGGTAAGAGGAAGAGGGGCGTTTCTAAGAGTAAGATAGAGGAGGAACTGAAGGAGGCTGGGCTCCCGACAGCTCTAGCGGATAAGATACACGAGGCGAGACCAAAGGAGTCTGAGTTCAAGGCCATAATAGAGGAGCTAAAGGAGGGATTCGAGAGGGCCAAGGTAGAGGTCCTGACCCCGATAGGCCTCATCAGTGCCCAGAGCATAGCGGAACCCACCACCCAGATGGTCCTCAGGACCTTCCACGCGCCCGGACTGCTGGCCATGGATGTGACCCATGGGGTGGAGAGGTTCAAGGAGCTGGTTTTCTATGCCTCCACGAGCACTCCCACCATGGAGATACACCTCAAGCCCGAATGCCAAGACGATGAGGTGAAGATAAGGAAGGTTATAAGGAGCATCAGGGAGCTGAGGATAAGAGATCTTATAGAGGAGTATGCCATAGACAACTTCGGCTATAGGCTCATACTGAAGCCCGACATGAGGGCTCTAGAGAGGAACCTCATCACCCTCGACAAGTTTGTGGGTTACATAAGGAGCGCCGTCAAGAACATGAAGGGGGAGGTCTCCCTAGAGGGCGATAAGGTCATAGTAGAGCTCTTCGAGGCAGCTAAGAAGGATAAACCGCTTCAGACCCTCAGATCTTGGTCTTACAGGGTGCTGGACAAGCTGGTCTCCGGTATAAAGGGGATAAAGAGGGCTTGGGTGGAGACCGTGGAGGTGGACGGTAAGAAGGAGTACGTGATAAGGACCACTGGATCCAATTTAGCTGAGGTGCTCAACTTGAGCTGCGTCGACGTATCCAGGACGATAACCAACGATTGTAAGGAGATCGAGAAGGTCTTGGGGATAGAGGCTGCTAGGAACTGCATATTCAAGGAGCTGGCCCGTATATTGGAGGAACAGGGTCTGGAAGTTGATAGGAGGTACATCTCTCTGGTGGCCGATACGATGACCTATTCGGGTACCATAGAGGCCATAAGGTTGCAGGCTGCTGGAGTTGCATCAGGATTCTTCAGCGAGATGAAGACTCCCCTCAGCAAGATGGCCTTTGAGTGGACCACCCACGTCATCCTGAATACTGCTAGACGCGGTGAGGACAATCCGATAGTGGGGCCACTAGACGCTTTAATAATGGGACAGACCCCGCCAATAGGGACGGGAAGGGTTTCGGTCAGGTGGGATCTCAGCCCGCCCGGTAGCAGTAGAGGTGATGATGAATGA
- a CDS encoding 50S ribosomal protein L30e, which produces MSSEVEPELYLALKSGNVILGARRVVKQLKSGENPKLVIVASNAPPNIKMEVEYLARLAKVPIYQYPGKSIDLGRAFKKPFFVSVAAVMEEGESKILEVLGVE; this is translated from the coding sequence ATGAGCAGCGAAGTCGAACCCGAGCTTTACCTAGCCCTCAAGTCCGGAAATGTGATACTGGGAGCTAGAAGGGTAGTAAAGCAGCTTAAGTCCGGTGAGAATCCCAAATTGGTGATAGTCGCCAGCAACGCGCCGCCGAACATAAAGATGGAGGTCGAGTACCTAGCCAGGCTGGCCAAAGTACCAATCTACCAATACCCCGGCAAGTCCATCGACCTAGGAAGGGCCTTTAAGAAGCCCTTCTTCGTTTCAGTAGCAGCGGTAATGGAGGAGGGTGAGTCCAAGATCTTGG